A single genomic interval of Bos indicus isolate NIAB-ARS_2022 breed Sahiwal x Tharparkar chromosome 5, NIAB-ARS_B.indTharparkar_mat_pri_1.0, whole genome shotgun sequence harbors:
- the LOC109558751 gene encoding olfactory receptor 6C68-like: MRNHTTVTLFILLGLTDDPQLQILLFIFLFITYILSITGNLTIITLTLMDPHLKTPMYFFLQNFSFLEILFTTTCIPRFLYNLSTGDRVITYKACFIQLFLTDLFGVTEFFLLATMSYDRYVAICKPLHYMTIMSNKLCKTMVICCWMAALMTILPPLSLDFHLEFCDSNIIDHFACDVSPLLKISCSDTWLIEQMVIACSVLILIITLLCVVLSYIYIIRTILKFPSLQQRKKAFSTCSSHMIVLSISYGSCIFIYIKPSAKEEVNINKGVSLLISSISPMLNPFIYTLRNKQVKQAFDGSLKKIAFLLR, encoded by the coding sequence ATGAGAAATCACACCACAGTGACATTATTCATCCTTCTGGGACTGACAGATGATCCTCAGTTGCagattttactctttatttttctatttatcacCTACATTTTGAGTATAACTGGAAATCTGACCATCATTACCCTAACCCTGATGGATCCCCACCTTAAAACacccatgtatttttttctccaaaatttctctttcttagaaaTCTTGTTTACAACCACCTGTATTCCAAGATTCCTCTACAATCTATCAACTGGGGATAGAGTGATTACCTATAAGGCATGTTTCATACAACTATTTTTAACCGATCTCTTTGGGGTAACTGAATTTTTTCTCTTGGCGACCATGTCATATGATCGTtacgtggccatctgcaaacccTTGCATTATATGACAATCATGagcaacaaactgtgcaaaacaATGGTCATCTGCTGCTGGATGGCGGCACTTATGACTATCCTCCCACCACTCAGCTTAGATTTTCATCTGGAATTCTGTGATTCAAACATCATTGACCATTTTGCCTGTGATGTGTCACCTCTCCTGAAGATCTCATGCTCAGACACATGGTTAATTGAGCAGATGGTTATAGCCTGTTCCGTACTCATCCTCATCATCACTCTTCTTTGTGTAGTTCTCTCCTACATTTACATCATAAGGACAATTCTAAAATTCCCTTCTcttcaacaaagaaaaaaagctttttcTACATGTTCTTCCCACATGATTGTACTTTCCATCTCTTATGGCAGTTGCATCTTCATCTATATCAAACCATCTGCAAAAGAAGAGGTAAATATTAACAAAGGTGTATCACTGCTTATTTCTTCCATATCACCAATGTTGAATCCTTTTATATATACTCTGAGGAATAAGCAAGTTAAACAAGCCTTTGATGGCTCACTCAAAAAAATTGCATTTCTCTTAAGATAG